One genomic segment of Canis lupus familiaris isolate Mischka breed German Shepherd chromosome 22, alternate assembly UU_Cfam_GSD_1.0, whole genome shotgun sequence includes these proteins:
- the COMMD6 gene encoding COMM domain-containing protein 6 isoform X1 has translation MEGCSEPRLDAKSEVTNQLVDFQWKLGMAVSSDSCRSLKYPYVAVLLKVADHSGQVKNKCFEMTIPQFQNFYRQFKEIAAVIETV, from the exons ATGGAGGGGTGCAGCGAGCCGCGACTGGACGCTAAGTCCGAG GTCACCAACCAG CTTGTAGATTTTCAGTGGAAACTGGGTATGGCTGTGAGCTCCGACAGTTGCAGATCTCTTAAGTATCCTTATGTTGCAGTGTTGCTCAAAGTGGCAGATCATTCAGGCCAAGTAAAGAACAAGTGCTTTGAAATGACAATTCCACAATTTCAG AATTTCTACAGACAGTTCAAGGAAATTGCTGCAGTTATTGAAACTGTGTGA
- the COMMD6 gene encoding COMM domain-containing protein 6 isoform X2 codes for MAVSSDSCRSLKYPYVAVLLKVADHSGQVKNKCFEMTIPQFQNFYRQFKEIAAVIETV; via the exons ATGGCTGTGAGCTCCGACAGTTGCAGATCTCTTAAGTATCCTTATGTTGCAGTGTTGCTCAAAGTGGCAGATCATTCAGGCCAAGTAAAGAACAAGTGCTTTGAAATGACAATTCCACAATTTCAG AATTTCTACAGACAGTTCAAGGAAATTGCTGCAGTTATTGAAACTGTGTGA